In the Acetobacterium sp. KB-1 genome, TGAGATTTTGGATAGAAGCAAGGACGTTCCTGATGTAATAGAGGATTGGGATCATTTGTTAGACAACTGGGATTTAAATCAAGCAGTACAAAATCATTTTGATGGTTTGACTTCACAGAGGGAAGGTGTATGACATGAAAGACCTAATTAACGTAACACGATCATCAATGCCAGAATTTGACGAGTTCATGGAAGAAATAAAAGATCTATGGGAGACGCATTGGCTGACAAATATGGGCGAAAAGCACAAGAAATTCGCAAAGTGTTTAAGAGACTATTTAAATGTAAACATGGTAACACTATTGGCAAATGGGCATCTTGCTCTTGAATGTGCAATTGCTGCCTTTGATTTACAAGGAGAGGTGATTACGACGCCTTTTACCTTTGCATCGACAACCCATGCAATCGTCAGAAATGGCTTGAAGCCAGTATTTTGTGATATTAATGAGGACGACTATAATATTGATGTGAAAAAGATCGAAGCTTTAATTACTGAAAAAACATGTGCAATTGTTCCCGTTCACTTATATGGAAATGTCTGTGATGTGGAAGCGATTGATAGCCTTGCTAAAAAATATAATTTAAAGGTAATCTATGACGCAGCACATGCTTTCGGGGTAACGCTAAATAATATCGGAATTGGAAATTTTGGTGATGCATCAATTTTTAGTTTTCACGCCACAAAGGTTTTTAACACCATCGAAGGTGGCGCCGTAACTTATAACAATGAGGAACTAAAGAAGATCCTGTATTTTCTTAAGAATTTTGGCATAACGGGACCCGAATCCGTGGAGTTTGTTGGCGGCAATGCTAAAATGAATGAATTTCAGGCCGCAATGGGGATTTGTAACCTTTTACATATCGACGAAGAAATCAGAAAACGTCAGCAAGTGGATAAACGCTATAAAGAGAATCTGGGAAATGTAAAAGGGCTTAAGCTAATCAAACCACAATCAGGTGTTAAGAGCAATTACGCATACTTCCCAATCGTGTTCGATGGAAAAGAAAATTTACGGGATTGTATTTTCGAGGCGCTGGAAAATAATCATATTATTCCCCGGAAGTACTTTTATCCACTGATCACTGACTACGAATGCTATGCCAGCCAATTTGATTCGAGTCTGACGCCAGTCGCAAAAAAAACGGCTGAACGCGTTCTGACGCTACCGCTTTATGCGGATTTAGAGTTAAAGGATGTTGATCGAATTTGTGGGATTATTAAGAGCTTATTATGAACAAGGCCGTTTTAATGGATGAACAGTTTTAATGGATTGATAGGTTCTGAGTTCCCTTAAAATATCGATATTAAAACATAAATAGCATTAACAAGGAATAATTAAGCAGTCGATAAGCAAAAAGTGAAGGCAGGTATAAGCGATGAAGGAATCGAATAAAGATAAAGCATTTTTAGGCGTTTATTGGATGACAATTATGGGACTGACCAGTGTTGTTATCCGGTTGCTTATCACAATGACCTTATCCAGATTATTACGACCGGAAGCGTTTGGGCAGGTGGCAACAATCCAGATTATCATCAGTTTTGCGGAAATATTTTGGATGATGGGGGTAGGAAGTGCGATTGTCCAAAAAAAACAGTTAAATAACGATTATATTGCAACTGGCAATACTTTAAACCTGATCCTGGGTCTCATTATTTATGCGACTATTTTCATTTTTGCATCCTTTATTGCCGGGATTGTTGGATCAGATGACGTGATCATGCTGCGAGTACTTTCGATCGTGTTTGTCATTCACAGTATTTCAGGGGTGTCAGAAGCTTTACTTCAAAAAGAAATGCAATTTAAAGTGATCAGTATCATTAATACGGTTGCTGCTTTAACCAATGGAATCGTTGCGATAACACTTGCTTTTAATGGATTTGGCGCCTGGGCGTTGGTATTTGCACAGATTCTTAGTGTAATGATACAAACAATCCTGTCGCTAATCAATAAGCCTATCAAATTTCGTTTGCGGATCGAAAAAGAATCGGCAAAAGAACTGCTTAATTTTGGCACCGGATTCGCTCTTTCAAAAGTTTTTAATAACATCGCAAATCAGGGTGACTATTTTGTTGTAAGTCAAACGCTTGGAAGTGCGGCTTTAGGGTTTTACAACCGGGCATACCAATTGTTATTAGTGCCCACAAATCTGATTGCAACAGTGATGGAACGGGTTTTGTTTCCGCTTTTGGCGAGGTATCAGGATGAACATGAAAAAATCAGGTATGTGGTATTGAATTTAACAGCCCTGATTGCCATTCTGGCTTTTCCAATTACGATTGTGTCGCTGACGATGGGAGCCGATTTAGTGCAAGTGGTTTTAGGGCCGAAATGGGAGCAGACCATAATGCCCTTTAAGATACTGATAATAAGTCTGTTTTTTAGAATGGCTTATAAAATTGGTGACGCATTGGTACGTTCTTTAGGTGCTATCTACAAACGGTTATGGGTACAGATTGCTTATGCAACCCTGATTATTGGAGGTGCATATATCGGTAAACAATGGGGAATAGCAGGTGTTGCTGTGACAACCACAATTGCGATTATTATCAACTATTTTATTATGACGTTGCTGATTGGACACTTAGTCGCATTAAAAATGCGGGAACTGTTAGGATATCTGGCCCCGATTATTCTTGTCAGCATACTAATCGGCGCAATCAGTTATATGATAAGTAGCCCAGTGGCAAATTTGCCATCTGCTCTGTTAAGGCTGATTGTCATGACTCTAGCAGTGGGCTTGATGTATCTTGTTGCGTTTAAGTTTTTTATACTTAAATACATGCCTGAAGATTTCAGAGATTTTATTAATATTGTAAAAGATCAGATGATTAGAAAGTTTGT is a window encoding:
- a CDS encoding DegT/DnrJ/EryC1/StrS aminotransferase family protein, whose amino-acid sequence is MKDLINVTRSSMPEFDEFMEEIKDLWETHWLTNMGEKHKKFAKCLRDYLNVNMVTLLANGHLALECAIAAFDLQGEVITTPFTFASTTHAIVRNGLKPVFCDINEDDYNIDVKKIEALITEKTCAIVPVHLYGNVCDVEAIDSLAKKYNLKVIYDAAHAFGVTLNNIGIGNFGDASIFSFHATKVFNTIEGGAVTYNNEELKKILYFLKNFGITGPESVEFVGGNAKMNEFQAAMGICNLLHIDEEIRKRQQVDKRYKENLGNVKGLKLIKPQSGVKSNYAYFPIVFDGKENLRDCIFEALENNHIIPRKYFYPLITDYECYASQFDSSLTPVAKKTAERVLTLPLYADLELKDVDRICGIIKSLL
- a CDS encoding lipopolysaccharide biosynthesis protein, with the protein product MKESNKDKAFLGVYWMTIMGLTSVVIRLLITMTLSRLLRPEAFGQVATIQIIISFAEIFWMMGVGSAIVQKKQLNNDYIATGNTLNLILGLIIYATIFIFASFIAGIVGSDDVIMLRVLSIVFVIHSISGVSEALLQKEMQFKVISIINTVAALTNGIVAITLAFNGFGAWALVFAQILSVMIQTILSLINKPIKFRLRIEKESAKELLNFGTGFALSKVFNNIANQGDYFVVSQTLGSAALGFYNRAYQLLLVPTNLIATVMERVLFPLLARYQDEHEKIRYVVLNLTALIAILAFPITIVSLTMGADLVQVVLGPKWEQTIMPFKILIISLFFRMAYKIGDALVRSLGAIYKRLWVQIAYATLIIGGAYIGKQWGIAGVAVTTTIAIIINYFIMTLLIGHLVALKMRELLGYLAPIILVSILIGAISYMISSPVANLPSALLRLIVMTLAVGLMYLVAFKFFILKYMPEDFRDFINIVKDQMIRKFVAKNNRSNK